A stretch of Cicer arietinum cultivar CDC Frontier isolate Library 1 chromosome 5, Cicar.CDCFrontier_v2.0, whole genome shotgun sequence DNA encodes these proteins:
- the LOC101491149 gene encoding BRI1 kinase inhibitor 1, with protein METQQQQQQQNIIEKQLEGEKNNHSIQLLESPKHPSSSPSSSSSPSHEFSFTISLHSSSTTIHDKSKPQPSSLALDLSPADDIFFHGHLLPLHLLSHFPSSPRFSTNSMDSFTLPIKDLLLEDEKTRKDIGSCSNREQNNNNRTKEESYNKSNNKSSSFSLFGLTKGNSNSKGCHQEKQKKKLGYDMIHALKKYLRMVQPLVLFRGKREKNRFHGEAYSRSGNLIRKNKPEVRGSRGEYSAPASMRTSPTNSGLLLATSGAIPCGNNNNDSTMEELQAAIQAAIAHCKSSIAKQDKINC; from the coding sequence AtggaaacacaacaacaacaacaacaacaaaatatcataGAAAAACAACTTGAAGGAGAAAAAAACAACCATTCAATCCAATTATTAGAATCCCCAAAACACCCTTCTTCATCaccctcttcttcctcttcacctTCTCATGAATTCTCCTTCACAATCTCTCTTCACTCTTCTTCCACAACAATCCATGACAAATCCAAACCTCAACCTTCTTCTCTTGCACTTGATTTATCACCAGCTGATGACATTTTCTTCCATGGTCATTTACTTCCTCTTCACCTCCTCTCTCACTTCCCTTCATCGCCTCGATTTTCGACTAATTCCATGGACAGTTTCACTCTCCCTATCAAAGATTTATTACTAGAAGATGAAAAGACAAGAAAAGACATTGGAAGCTGCAGCAACAGAGAACAAAACAACAATAACAGAACAAAGGAAGAAAGTTACAACAAATCAAACAACAAAAGTAGTAGTTTCTCATTGTTTGGATTAACAAAAggaaattcaaattcaaaaggGTGTCATCAagagaaacaaaaaaagaaacttGGGTATGATATGATTCATGCATTGAAAAAATACTTAAGAATGGTGCAGCCACTAGTACTTTTCAGaggaaaaagagagaaaaatcgATTCCATGGAGAAGCTTATTCACGTTCAGGGAacttaataagaaaaaataagcCAGAAGTAAGAGGAAGCAGAGGAGAATATTCAGCACCAGCTTCAATGAGAACATCACCAACAAATAGTGGACTTTTGCTTGCAACAAGTGGTGCTATTCCTTgtggtaataataataatgatagtaCCATGGAAGAGTTACAAGCTGCTATTCAAGCTGCAATTGCTCACTGTAAAAGTTCTATTGCAAAACAAGATAAGATCAATTGTTGA